Proteins found in one Nostoc sphaeroides genomic segment:
- a CDS encoding calcium-binding protein encodes MAIINGTPFNDNGIIFPSLKGTASGDIIYGYEGNDIIYGYGGNDTLIGGEGLDTLYGGAGNDTYYVDTIKYVDTGTLFSTPVYDTVVESQNEGVDTVKASVGGYSLTANVENLELIDFATTGFGNDLNNRITGNNRDNELGGGKGNDILYGNAGNDTLIGYGGSFNERDTLTGGSGSDIFVLGNEIGVMYADPLSITIGYAINSYAIITDWEVGIDKIQIFGHYTDKYSLREIDLSLGSSTALETGIFHDNNLIGVIQDISKSQISFNNDFICMTPPN; translated from the coding sequence ATGGCAATAATTAACGGTACTCCTTTCAATGACAATGGCATAATTTTTCCTTCCCTTAAAGGCACTGCAAGCGGAGATATCATCTACGGTTATGAAGGCAACGATATCATCTATGGTTATGGAGGCAATGACACACTCATTGGTGGAGAAGGTTTGGACACGCTTTATGGTGGTGCAGGCAATGACACTTACTATGTAGACACTATAAAATACGTTGACACTGGAACTTTGTTCTCTACTCCAGTCTATGACACGGTCGTTGAGTCCCAAAATGAAGGAGTTGATACGGTTAAGGCTTCAGTTGGTGGCTATAGTCTGACTGCTAATGTAGAAAACCTGGAGTTGATTGACTTCGCTACTACTGGCTTTGGCAACGATCTCAACAATCGAATTACTGGCAACAACCGCGACAATGAATTAGGTGGTGGTAAAGGTAATGATATTCTCTACGGTAATGCAGGAAATGATACGCTAATTGGTTATGGAGGTTCATTTAATGAAAGGGACACCCTAACTGGTGGTAGTGGTAGCGATATTTTCGTCCTGGGTAATGAAATAGGTGTAATGTACGCCGATCCTTTGTCGATAACTATTGGCTATGCTATTAATAGCTATGCTATCATTACTGATTGGGAAGTAGGCATAGATAAAATCCAGATTTTTGGCCATTATACTGATAAATATTCTCTAAGAGAAATCGACCTTTCACTAGGAAGTAGTACCGCTTTAGAGACAGGAATTTTCCACGATAATAACTTGATTGGTGTTATTCAAGATATTAGTAAGAGTCAAATCAGTTTCAACAATGACTTCATTTGTATGACACCTCCTAACTGA
- a CDS encoding tyrosine-type recombinase/integrase: MRRNEISTLDLRHFDASKGRLSILGKGKQIRETINLPKVTVTAITDWLISRGGDMSSSRPLFTSVDFYAEGHRLTGDGIYKIVKRLFKRAGVEKHMSPHRCRHSAITAVLEKTDGNVRKAQKLSRHAKLNTLQIYDDNRNRDQLEMSELLMDGLD; the protein is encoded by the coding sequence TTGAGAAGAAATGAGATTAGCACCTTGGACTTGAGGCATTTTGACGCATCTAAAGGCAGGCTATCAATTTTGGGTAAGGGCAAACAAATCCGAGAGACAATTAACCTGCCAAAAGTCACTGTGACAGCTATTACTGACTGGCTGATCTCAAGGGGTGGCGATATGTCCTCGTCCCGCCCGTTGTTTACCTCGGTTGACTTTTATGCAGAAGGTCACAGGTTAACCGGGGATGGCATCTATAAAATAGTTAAGCGTTTATTTAAACGGGCAGGTGTTGAAAAGCACATGAGTCCGCACCGATGCCGCCACAGTGCCATCACTGCTGTACTTGAGAAGACTGATGGCAATGTACGGAAAGCCCAAAAACTCAGCAGACACGCCAAACTAAATACACTGCAAATTTACGACGATAACCGCAATCGCGATCAGCTGGAAATGTCCGAGCTTTTGATGGATGGGTTGGATTGA
- a CDS encoding terpene synthase family protein has protein sequence MTEFFLPTLSCPFPSRLNKYTEQLEAYSISWLEQFNILKDESDYQRFSNVKFFMLAGSAYPDCQFEELKIANDWLIWLFIWDEQCDLSDLGKQPKMLENYHQRFLEVLTGTKPTNKDLAITHALYDIRKRMIEIDRTKKSFNYFVQKVKDYFQACVQESINRVENSVPSVEAYMKLRRLNGAVDACLELVIFCNHLSIPDFVRKHEIVEKIALSTNNVIAWDNDIISSYREITSGDIHNLIFIFKYHKHISISEAIRLAIIMRTQELEKIIALEQASPSFGEEIDAELAKYISGFKSCIRGNIDWIALTKRYISLEMMLKIAA, from the coding sequence ATGACAGAATTTTTCTTACCAACTCTATCTTGTCCATTTCCATCAAGACTCAATAAATACACTGAGCAACTAGAAGCGTATTCGATTTCATGGTTGGAGCAATTTAATATATTGAAGGATGAGTCAGACTATCAGCGTTTTAGCAATGTAAAATTTTTCATGTTAGCTGGCAGTGCTTACCCTGATTGCCAGTTTGAAGAGCTAAAAATAGCGAATGATTGGCTAATTTGGTTATTTATTTGGGATGAACAATGCGACCTTTCAGATTTGGGAAAACAACCTAAAATGCTAGAAAATTATCATCAAAGATTTTTGGAAGTCTTAACAGGAACAAAACCTACAAATAAAGATTTAGCTATTACTCACGCATTATATGATATACGAAAACGAATGATTGAAATAGACAGAACAAAAAAAAGCTTTAATTACTTTGTTCAAAAAGTCAAGGATTATTTTCAAGCGTGTGTACAAGAATCTATTAACCGTGTTGAAAATAGTGTACCTAGCGTTGAAGCCTATATGAAATTACGTAGGCTAAATGGAGCAGTGGATGCTTGTCTTGAATTAGTTATATTCTGCAACCATTTAAGTATTCCTGATTTCGTTCGTAAACATGAAATAGTAGAAAAAATAGCACTCTCAACAAACAATGTTATTGCATGGGATAATGATATTATTTCGTCCTATAGAGAAATTACTAGTGGAGATATACATAATTTGATATTTATTTTCAAATATCATAAGCATATTTCTATATCTGAAGCGATAAGGCTAGCTATAATAATGCGTACTCAAGAGCTAGAAAAGATTATTGCTTTAGAACAAGCATCTCCTTCTTTTGGAGAAGAAATTGATGCTGAATTAGCAAAATATATATCAGGTTTCAAGTCTTGTATACGCGGAAATATTGACTGGATTGCTTTGACTAAACGCTATATTTCATTAGAAATGATGCTTAAAATAGCTGCTTAG
- a CDS encoding site-specific integrase translates to MSQDTESVELVVVQKLENALSAKIEAYFAGVIDSDPDVLEELLKSKNSEGTRKAYRKDITDFFTRMTEVRPNRDSILEFLHLEGHKATLVVTKYRAFLAEAGLSPNTINRRLAAIKSLVAYGRKLGVCNYAVDVDSIPVQAYRDTSGVTEQEFLSVIKECESLDFGRKAGLCFVAATVGQCFEKK, encoded by the coding sequence ATGAGCCAAGATACGGAATCTGTTGAGTTAGTTGTAGTCCAAAAATTGGAAAATGCCCTCAGTGCCAAAATTGAGGCGTACTTTGCGGGTGTAATTGACTCTGACCCGGATGTATTGGAGGAACTGCTTAAATCTAAAAACAGCGAGGGAACCCGTAAAGCTTACCGCAAAGACATCACGGATTTTTTTACGCGCATGACGGAAGTGCGCCCTAACCGAGATTCTATTCTGGAGTTTTTACACCTGGAGGGCCACAAAGCCACGCTGGTAGTGACTAAATATAGAGCCTTTCTTGCGGAAGCTGGGTTATCACCGAACACGATTAACCGACGACTGGCTGCTATTAAGTCTCTGGTGGCCTACGGGCGAAAGCTAGGGGTGTGTAACTATGCGGTGGATGTAGACAGTATTCCAGTGCAGGCTTACCGCGATACTAGCGGTGTCACCGAACAAGAATTTTTGAGCGTAATTAAAGAGTGCGAATCGCTCGACTTTGGCAGGAAAGCGGGACTATGCTTTGTTGCTGCTACTGTGGGGCAATGCTTTGAGAAGAAATGA
- a CDS encoding PAS domain-containing hybrid sensor histidine kinase/response regulator, with the protein MDNDPSLQLNRLRSTLGKMEVALGAIDDAIAWTGEDTKVQWCNAAFDRLVGIPHISILGRSLIDLLPLTQQGKAIANELHPVKIALQDQLKATEYEFPKSHQTLILEISGSCIEFIAGEKCAVVTIRDVTVRKQTEAALQQAKEAADVANVAKSQFLANMSHELRTPLNIILGFTQLLTRYGSLDTQQQEYLETIARSGEHLLNLIDDVLEMSKIEAGKTTFNQTGFDLRNLLDTLYQMLRLKAQSKGLKLILELAADLPQYIRTDESKLRQVLINLLGNAIKFTQTGSVILRVWQDTTINTGIHLLFEVEDTGAGIELTELERLFEPFVQTQSGKNSQEGTGLGLPISQKFVRLMGGEITANSILGVGTIFRFDIHTKEVRADEVQAAKSSRQVIALAVGQPKYRILVAEDKPEIRQIMIKLLQPVGFDVREANNGEEAIAICASWSPDLVWMDMRMPVMDGYEATKRIKTATDSPPIVIALTGSAFEEDRIVALSTGCDDFVRKPFRVEVIYEKMAQHLGVTYIYATEEIKLPTVMSADESSHGMPAVDIAIAQMSEEWVEKLHQAAIKVNAKQICQLIEEISPHQAALAKTLTSLVNDFLFEEIIALTQSAMQPDQR; encoded by the coding sequence ATGGATAATGATCCATCTCTTCAGTTAAATAGACTGCGTTCAACTTTAGGAAAAATGGAGGTAGCACTAGGAGCGATTGATGATGCGATCGCCTGGACAGGTGAAGATACTAAGGTGCAATGGTGTAACGCAGCATTTGATCGCTTAGTCGGTATACCGCATATTAGTATTCTTGGGAGATCACTAATTGATTTACTTCCACTGACACAGCAGGGAAAAGCGATCGCCAATGAACTACACCCCGTTAAAATAGCACTACAAGATCAGTTGAAAGCCACTGAATATGAATTTCCTAAATCCCATCAGACACTAATTTTGGAAATTTCTGGTAGCTGTATTGAATTTATTGCGGGAGAAAAATGTGCTGTTGTCACGATTCGTGATGTCACCGTTCGTAAACAAACCGAAGCTGCACTCCAGCAGGCGAAAGAAGCCGCAGATGTTGCCAATGTTGCTAAAAGTCAGTTTTTAGCAAACATGAGCCACGAACTGCGAACTCCCCTCAACATTATTTTGGGTTTTACTCAACTGCTGACTAGGTATGGTTCTCTCGATACTCAACAACAAGAGTATTTAGAAACCATCGCTCGTAGTGGCGAACATCTGCTAAATTTAATCGACGATGTTTTAGAAATGTCCAAGATAGAAGCCGGGAAAACCACATTTAATCAAACTGGCTTCGATTTAAGAAATCTTTTGGACACACTATACCAAATGTTACGCTTAAAAGCCCAGTCCAAAGGATTAAAGTTAATTTTGGAACTGGCTGCCGATTTACCGCAATATATTCGCACTGATGAAAGCAAACTGCGTCAAGTTTTAATTAATTTATTAGGCAATGCCATCAAGTTTACTCAAACAGGTAGTGTCATTCTCAGAGTTTGGCAAGACACAACAATAAATACAGGTATACATTTATTATTTGAAGTTGAAGATACTGGTGCGGGTATTGAGTTAACGGAATTAGAACGTTTATTTGAACCTTTCGTGCAAACTCAGTCCGGTAAAAATTCACAAGAGGGAACCGGACTAGGCTTACCCATTAGCCAAAAATTTGTGCGCTTGATGGGAGGAGAAATAACCGCTAACAGCATTTTAGGAGTGGGAACAATTTTTAGGTTTGATATCCACACCAAAGAAGTCAGAGCTGATGAAGTGCAGGCAGCAAAATCTAGCCGACAAGTGATTGCTTTAGCAGTCGGGCAGCCAAAGTATCGGATTCTGGTTGCAGAAGATAAACCAGAAATTCGCCAAATCATGATTAAGTTGCTGCAACCAGTCGGCTTTGATGTGCGAGAAGCAAATAATGGAGAGGAAGCGATCGCCATCTGTGCTAGTTGGTCTCCTGACTTAGTGTGGATGGATATGCGGATGCCAGTGATGGATGGGTATGAGGCAACGAAACGCATTAAAACAGCTACCGATTCGCCACCAATCGTCATTGCTTTAACTGGTAGCGCCTTTGAAGAAGATCGGATAGTGGCTTTATCTACAGGTTGCGATGATTTCGTCCGCAAGCCATTTCGGGTGGAAGTAATTTATGAGAAAATGGCGCAGCACTTGGGTGTTACCTATATATATGCCACGGAAGAAATCAAACTGCCGACAGTTATGTCTGCGGATGAATCAAGTCATGGGATGCCTGCGGTAGATATTGCGATCGCGCAAATGTCTGAGGAGTGGGTAGAAAAATTGCACCAAGCCGCCATTAAAGTTAATGCCAAGCAGATTTGCCAACTTATTGAAGAAATTTCCCCACATCAAGCTGCTTTAGCTAAAACACTAACTAGTCTAGTCAATGATTTTCTATTTGAAGAGATTATTGCTCTAACCCAGTCTGCGATGCAACCAGACCAGAGATAA
- a CDS encoding PAS domain S-box protein, with translation MKTISEIKSETELPVIISDQQGFVTYINEAFNQVYGWSYEEIIGLPLEVIIPESLHDSHRLSFSRFVMTEKAKILNHPLLLKTVTKEGIEVESEHFITAEKQGDNWFFAATISPL, from the coding sequence ATGAAAACTATTAGTGAAATAAAATCAGAAACTGAACTACCAGTTATCATTAGCGACCAACAAGGATTTGTGACATATATTAATGAGGCTTTTAATCAGGTATACGGCTGGAGTTATGAGGAAATTATCGGCTTACCGTTGGAAGTCATTATTCCCGAAAGCCTGCATGATTCCCATCGGCTGAGTTTCTCCCGCTTTGTCATGACTGAAAAAGCTAAAATCCTTAATCACCCTCTGTTACTAAAAACGGTAACAAAGGAAGGAATAGAAGTAGAGAGTGAACATTTTATCACAGCAGAAAAACAGGGTGATAATTGGTTTTTTGCTGCAACAATTTCTCCTTTATAA
- a CDS encoding response regulator, which yields MDSSHVHKGDILIVDDTIDNLRLLSKMLTKQGYEVRCVTNGATAVMGAKAQPPDLILLDITMPGLNGYEVCQQLKADALTREIPVIFISALNETFDKVKAFTVGGVDYISKPFQLEEVFVRIETQLTTRRLQAQLQVQNSRLQQAETDLLKALEQERELNLRLQEMATIEERNRIARDIHDSLGHSLVALNIQLEAAMALWQDNTTKAYECLLEAKQLGSETLKAVRESVALIRAEPLQSQLLEAAIANLIEEFHRLTGILPESKIQIPANAPHAMNTTIYRILQEGLTNICKYAKATVVQIQIQPTTDGWELILEDNGKGFEVDSARNGFGLQGMQERITALGGRLEITSQPNLGCRITAKFPQT from the coding sequence ATGGATAGCAGCCATGTACATAAAGGAGATATCCTCATTGTTGATGATACCATCGATAACTTGCGACTTTTATCAAAAATGCTGACTAAGCAAGGGTATGAGGTGCGATGTGTCACAAATGGTGCGACAGCTGTGATGGGAGCTAAAGCACAACCACCAGATTTAATTCTCTTAGATATTACAATGCCAGGACTGAATGGTTATGAAGTTTGCCAACAGTTAAAAGCCGATGCTCTAACTAGGGAAATTCCTGTAATTTTTATCAGTGCTTTAAATGAAACCTTTGATAAGGTGAAAGCCTTTACCGTAGGTGGTGTAGATTATATTAGCAAGCCCTTTCAACTGGAAGAAGTGTTTGTGCGCATCGAAACACAACTGACAACTCGGAGATTGCAAGCACAACTGCAAGTACAAAATTCCCGCTTGCAGCAAGCCGAGACAGATTTACTCAAGGCATTAGAGCAAGAACGGGAACTTAATCTGCGGCTTCAGGAAATGGCGACTATAGAAGAGCGCAACCGTATCGCCCGTGATATTCATGATTCATTAGGTCATTCTTTAGTAGCGCTGAACATCCAACTAGAAGCTGCAATGGCTTTATGGCAGGATAACACTACTAAAGCTTATGAATGTTTGTTAGAAGCTAAACAACTGGGGTCAGAAACTTTAAAGGCAGTGCGTGAGTCTGTGGCGTTAATTAGAGCAGAACCTTTACAAAGTCAACTTTTAGAAGCAGCGATCGCTAACCTGATAGAAGAATTTCATCGTCTCACAGGTATTTTACCAGAAAGCAAAATTCAAATCCCGGCAAACGCGCCTCATGCCATGAACACAACAATTTATCGCATTTTGCAAGAGGGATTGACTAATATCTGCAAATATGCAAAAGCAACAGTCGTGCAGATTCAAATTCAACCTACTACTGATGGGTGGGAACTGATACTAGAAGATAATGGCAAGGGTTTTGAGGTAGACAGTGCTAGAAATGGCTTCGGACTCCAAGGAATGCAGGAAAGGATAACTGCTTTAGGAGGTAGGTTAGAAATTACTAGTCAGCCAAATCTAGGCTGTCGAATTACTGCTAAATTTCCGCAAACTTAG